The Daphnia carinata strain CSIRO-1 chromosome 2, CSIRO_AGI_Dcar_HiC_V3, whole genome shotgun sequence genome has a segment encoding these proteins:
- the LOC130686923 gene encoding 5-hydroxytryptamine receptor-like → MSVIAVNMNWTTSSAPTLLYSSEEELNATLLYINSSSTISTYFNSSDVVATNALDSLMNVLIAMVLVILILTTAIGNVFVIAVILLERHLQSVANYLILSLAVADLLVACLVMPLGAVYQVTGKWLLGPELCDMWTSSDVLCCTASILHLVAIATDRYWAVTSIDYIQQRTIGRITIMIATVWLVSLLVSCFPLFGWKDDDWHKRIEYQQCLISQDVGYQVFATLSTFYLPLAIILFLYWRIFLTAKKRIRRRKEPRQNNGASSSAASGGLRLSMRGAVSSAAPTISTTNSTGISFVSTGTTCTAMTAAVGVLNLGRPSVDVENVYVVDEQTVDTPPTPPAKLTRRITSVAASTAASNNNRRRNMESKRERKAAKTLAIITGAFVICWLPFFVIALLMPVCQSPHCYYDDNMVAFFLWLGYFNSTLNPILYTIFSPEFRNAFQKLLRIRTPRQLATVSHSGGGMAASRAKEMSRPNATVLTGATGGNNNKFNDLERQSIAAVSNYSG, encoded by the exons ATGAGTGTCATAGCTGTAAATATGAATTGGACGACATCGTCAGCTCCAACATTGTTGTATTCGAGTGAAGAAGAATTGAACGCCACGTTATTATACATCAATTCTTCGTCCACAATCAGCACTTATTTCAACAGCTCTGACGTAGTAGCCACCAATGCACTTGATTCGTTGATGAATGTCCTCATTGCCATGGTGTTGGTCATCCTTATTCTCACCACTGCCATTG GTAATGTGTTTGTCATTGCGGTCATTTTGCTGGAGAGACATTTGCAATCAGTGGCCAACTATTTGATCCTATCGTTGGCGGTGGCTGATCTTTTAGTCGCCTGTCTCGTCATGCCACTCGGCGCCGTCTATCAAGTGACGGGCAAATGGCTCCTGGGACCGGAATTGTGCGACATGTGGACCTCGTCCGACGTGCTCTGCTGCACAGCTTCCATCTTGCACCTGGTCGCCATAGCTACAGACAG GTACTGGGCTGTGACGAGTATCGACTACATCCAACAGCGAACGATCGGCCGGATTACTATCATGATTGCTACAGTGTGGCTAGTTTCATTACTCGTCTCCTGTTTCCCGCTTTTCGGATGGAAGGACGATGATTGGCACAAACGGATCGAATACCAACAGTGTCTCATCAGCCAAGATGTTGGCTATCAG GTCTTTGCAACGCTGTCGACATTTTATTTGCCGCTGGCAATCATATTGTTCCTTTATTGGAGAATTTTCTTGACGGCTAAGAAGCGGATTAGGAGACGGAAAGAGCCGAGGCAAAACAATGGTGCTTCCTCCTCAGCGGCCTCTGGTGGTCTACGTTTGAGCATGAGAGGCGCTGTGTCGTCGGCAGCTCCGACAATATCGACGACAAACAGCACGGGAATTTCGTTCGTCTCGACCGGAACGACCTGCACTGCCATGACAGCTGCTGTCGGCGTTTTAAATCTGGGCAGGCCATCCGTCGATGTGGAGAATGTCTACGTCGTCGACGAGCAAACAGTAGACACACCTCCAACACCGCCGGCTAAATTAACTCGACGGATTACATCGGTGGCCGCGTCGACAGCGGCTTCCAACAACAATAGACGTCGCAATATGGAATCTAAACGAGAACGTAAAGCGGCTAAAACATTGGCCATCATCACGGGGGCTTTCGTCATTTGCTGGCTGCCGTTCTTCGTCATTGCGCTATTGATGCCCGTCTGCCAGTCGCCTCATTGTTACTACGACGACAACATGGTGGCCTTCTTCCTCTGGCTCGGCTACTTCAATTCGACCCTCAATCCGATTCTCTACACCATCTTCAGTCCAGAGTTCCGTAACGCCTTCCAGAAACTTCTGCGGATTAGGACACCGCGTCAGCTTGCTACCGTCTCACATTCCGGAGGCGGAATGGCCGCCAGTCGGGCTAAAGAAATGAGCCGGCCTAATGCCACCGTGTTAACTGGGGCGACGggaggcaacaacaacaagttcAACGATCTGGAACGTCAAAGTATCGCAGCCGTGTCCAACTATTCCGGCTAG
- the LOC130686925 gene encoding glycylpeptide N-tetradecanoyltransferase 2-like, translating to MADNFKSNTGKMNADSSNGCGDHCDGHHHSNEGGVKLKDKKKKGKNIKNHLSKDDGEEMMLPPANLQDLKKAMELLSLTHSQGAVKTTEDAMAKQYEFWSTQPVPKINEDITANEPIEQDTPASEIRPEPYTLPQGFVWDTLSLDNPQTLQELYQLLNENYVEDDDNMFRFDYSADFLLWALKPPGWHKDWHCGVRAEKSGKLLGFISAIPATIRIYNHTQKMVEINFLCVHKKLRSKRVAPVLIREITRRVHLKGIFQAVYTAGVVLPKPVSTCRYWHRSLNPKKLIDVKFSHLARNMTMQRTLKLYRLPEETKTPGFRTLELKDIEQAYRLLNTYLNKFHLAPCFDEEDFRHWFFPRPGIVDCYVVEKDGVITDMVSYYTLPSTVMHHPVHKSLKAAYSFYNASTTTPWNQLMGDALVTAKNAGFDVFNALDLMENKTFLEPLKFGIGDGNLHYYLYNWRCPDMPSSSVGLVLQ from the exons ATGGCAGATAACTTTAAATCAAATACAGGAAAAATGAATGCAGACTCATCAAATGGCTGTGGAGATCATTGCGATGGACACCACCATTCTAACGAGGG TGGTGTGAAgttgaaagacaaaaagaaaaaagggaaaaatattaaaaaccaTTTATCCAAAGACGATGGAGAAGAAATGATGTTGCCACCTGCTAATCTTCAA GACTTGAAAAAAGCCATGGAGTTGCTTTCGTTGACTCACAGTCAAGGTGCTGTTAAAACGACTGAAGATGCTATGGCTAAGCAGTATGAATTCTGGAGCACTCAACCTGTTCCGAAAATAA ATGAAGATATTACTGCCAATGAACCTATTGAACAGGACACACCTGCATCAGAGATTCGTCCTGAACCATATACTTTACCTCAGGGTTTTGTTTGGGATACTTTGTCATTAGACAATCCGCAGACA ttgcaagagCTGTATCAGCTTCTCAACGAAAATTATGTAGAAGATGACGACAATATGTTTCGATTTGATTattcggctgattttctcttATG GGCTTTGAAACCCCCTGGTTGGCACAAGGATTGGCACTGTGGCGTACGTGCAGAGAAATCGGGAAAGCTTTTAGGCTTCATATCTGCGATCCCAGCCACCATTCGAATATATAACCA TACCCAGAAGATGGTGGAGATTAACTTTTTGTGCGTCCACAAGAAGCTGCGCTCGAAACGAGTGGCACCCGTATTGATTCGTGAGATTACTCGACGCGTCCATCtaaaaggaatttttcaaGCCGTTTACACGGCCGGCGTTGTATTGCCTAAGCCGGTCAGCACTTGCAG ATACTGGCACCGTTCGCTAAACCCCAAGAAGCTGATAGATGTCAAGTTTTCGCATCTGGCGCGCAACATGACAATGCAGCGAACACTGAAGCTCTACCGCTTGCCGGAGGAAACCAAAACTCCCGGTTTCCGCACCTTGGAACTCAAGGACATAGAGCAAGCATATCGATTGCTCAACACG TATTTGAACAAGTTCCACTTGGCACCGTGTTTCGACGAGGAGGATTTCCGCCACTGGTTCTTTCCGCGCCCCGGCATCGTCGATTGTTATGTCGTGGAGAAGGACGGCGTCATCACTGACATGGTGAGCTACTACACTCTGCCGTCGACGGTGATGCACCATCCTGTCCACAAGTCCCTGAAAGCGGCTTACTCGTTCTACAACGCGTCGACGACGACACCGTGGAACCAGCTGATGGGCGACGCTCTGGTCACGGCCAAGAATGCCGGTTTCGACGTTTTCAACGCTCTCGATTTGATGGAGAACAAGACTTTTTTGGAGCCGCTCAAGTTCGGCATCGGCGACGGTAATCTTCACTATTATCTGTACAACTGGCGCTGCCCGGACATGCCCTCCTCTTCGGTCGGCCTGGTCCTCCAGTAA
- the LOC130686922 gene encoding 5-hydroxytryptamine receptor-like has translation MAARWNQNVSAGQEYLNFSTWPLDSYYNYLLHYCNNNTASVCCQWNNCTDVSTYILEGTNSSNATDYWINSTNPQRPEDNLIFTSLTSAILGVLILATIIGNVFVIAAILLERHLHSVANYLIVSLAVADLLVACLVMPLGAVYEISQRWILGPELCDMWTSSDVLCCTASILHLVAIATDRYWAVTNLDYIHNRNVSRIGTMIFLVWAVALVVSVAPLFGWKDAEFLDRVNIQQRCLISQDVSYQIFATCATFYVPLAVILIVYWKIFQTARRRIRKRVNQQQGQQLDHSHLNRDRKMIRRWFKCAAASSSAEESEHIKEDEPQARTSSDNVMAVGQDEHIAADQQTTAFTIEIPEMTPSITSENVVPVAVNRQSPLNGSTVALSSPVIKTMAPATTNMAKTTENAVRKKRETLEAKRERKAAKTLAIITGAFVMCWLPFFVCALLMPLRPDWVFDETMLSVFLWLGYFNSTLNPIIYTIFSPEFRQAFKRLLCGKSAVNGTSAYRPRKLR, from the exons ATGGCGGCAAGATGGAATCAAAACGTCTCAGCCGGACAAGAATATCTAAACTTCTCGACGTGGCCGTTAGATTCGTACTACAACTACTTATTGCActattgcaacaacaacacggcCAGCGTCTGCTGTCAATGGAATAACTGCACTGATGTCTCAACATACATCTTAGAAGgcaccaacagcagcaacgcAACCGATTATTGGATCAACTCGACAAACCCACAGAGGCCAGAAGACAATCTGATATTTACCAGCTTGACTTCAGCCATCTTGGGAGTTCTCATACTGGCCACTAttattg GTAATGTCTTCGTTATTGCTGCCATTCTTCTGGAGCGACACCTGCACTCGGTTGCCAATTACCTGATCGTCTCTCTGGCTGTGGCCGACCTCCTTGTTGCCTGTTTGGTGATGCCACTAGGTGCCGTCTACGAG atTAGCCAAAGATGGATTCTGGGACCGGAATTATGCGACATGTGGACATCATCCGACGTGCTCTGTTGCACCGCATCTATTCTTCACTTGGTTGCCATAGCAACCGACAG ATACTGGGCCGTGACTAATCTCGACTACATCCACAATCGGAACGTCAGCCGCATCGGGACGATG atcTTCCTCGTCTGGGCGGTGGCATTGGTCGTGTCCGTCGCGCCGCTTTTTGGCTGGAAAGACGCGGAATTTCTGGACAGAGTCAACATCCAACAGCGTTGCCTCATTAGTCAAGATGTCTCTTATCAAATTTTCGCCACATGCGCCACGTTCTACGTTCCGTTGGCTGTCATCCTTATCGTTTACTGGAAGATCTTCCAGACGGCCAGACGAAGGATAAGGAAGCGCGTCAATCAACAACAAGGCCAGCAGCTGGACCATTCGCACCTCAACCGCGATCGCAAAATGATTCGACGCTGGTTCAAGTGCGCGGCAGCCTCTTCGTCGGCCGAAGAATCCGAACACATCAAAGAAGACGAGCCCCAAGCCCGAACGAGTAGCGACAACGTCATGGCCGTCGGTCAAGACGAGCATATCGCTGCCGATCAGCAAACGACGGCCTTCACGATCGAAATTCCCGAAATGACGCCGTCAATCACGTCGGAAAATGTCGTACCCGTTGCAGTCAATCGACAATCGCCACTCAACGGTTCGACGGTGGCCCTGAGCAGCCCAGTCATTAAAACAATGGCGCCAGCGACGACTAACATGGCCAAAACAACGGAGAACGCGgttcgaaagaaaagagaaacgctCGAAGCCAAACGCGAACGCAAAGCAGCCAAGACGTTAGCCATCATAACGGGTGCATTTGTTATGTGTTGGCTGCCATTCTTTGTCTGCGCGCTGCTGATGCCTTTAAGACCCGATTGGGTCTTTGACGAGACAATGCTCTCCGTCTTCCTTTGGCTCGGCTATTTCAATTCCACGCTCAACCCCATTATCTACACCATCTTCAGTCCAGAGTTTCGGCAGGCGTTCAAACGGCTACTTTGCGGCAAGTCGGCCGTCAACGGAACCTCAGCTTATCGGCCGCGTAAACTtcgttga
- the LOC130686931 gene encoding histone H2A-like — protein MSGRGKGGKVKAKAKSRSSRAGLQFPVGRIHRMLRKGNYAERVGAGAPVYLAAVMEYLAAEVLELAGNAARDNKKTRIIPRHLQLAIRNDEELNKLLSGVTIAQGGVLPNIQAVLLPKKTETAPAGGSKGASKGKANSQEY, from the exons ATGTCTGGCCGTGGAAAgggag GCAAAGTTAAGGCTAAGGCCAAGTCCCGCTCCAGCCGTGCTGGACTTCAGTTTCCAGTAGGTCGTATCCACCGTATGCTTCGCAAGGGTAATTATGCAGAGCGTGTTGGTGCAGGTGCCCCTGTTTACCTTGCTGCTGTGATGGAGTATTTGGCTGCTGAAGTTCTTGAGTTGGCTGGTAATGCTGCCAGAGACAACAAAAAGACTAG GATCATTCCAAGACATCTGCAGTTGGCCATCCGTAATGACGAAGAATTGAACAAACTCCTGTCTGGAGTTACCATTGCTCAAGGTGGTGTGTTGCCCAATATTCAAGCAGTTCTCCTCCCTAAGAAAACAGAAACTGCGCCTGCTGGAGGCTCTAAGGGGGCCTCAAAAGGAAAGGCCAATTCTCAAGAGTACTAA
- the LOC130686933 gene encoding LOW QUALITY PROTEIN: uncharacterized protein LOC130686933 (The sequence of the model RefSeq protein was modified relative to this genomic sequence to represent the inferred CDS: substituted 1 base at 1 genomic stop codon), whose translation MFKFNFSLENQDETDTIPDDLKSSGKTSIQETDGQEIEISNDHFQKMKPYRESGSPTSLVCEFHLVDLKHVEELITSQKSGEYESLKTAIQMNSDVISGVYEGGLKIWECTLDLLDYLNKESVQFDGLDVLDLGCGAGLLGMHALRKGAQTVHFQDYNAEVLSLCTIPNVILNNNPDVKSKTKFFAGDWGSLHHKLKNYDIILTSETIYNPENYGKLIKIFEEMIKENGVIYIAAKHFYFGVGGNVYEFEKLLRQNERWSTSICFCSTEGVKREILKIVQSADQNHQSXKYDLSASQFSPDGRVFQVEYAMKAVENSGTAVALRGKDGVVFAVEKLVTSKLYEAGANRRIFNIDTHIGMAIAGLLADSRQIVETARTEASNYRAEYGGNIPVKYLADRVAMYKHAYTLYSAVRPFGCAVALGSYDEIDGPQLFMVDPSGVSFGYLGCAMGKARQAAKTEMEKLKLKDMTCMELLKEAAKIIYIVHDEVKDKHFEMELSWVGSVTQGRHQKVPQDVYTEVERYAKSALEEDSDSGNDDM comes from the exons AtgttcaaattcaatttctcCTTGGAAAATCAGGATGAAACGGACACAATACCTGATGACCTAAAAAGTAGTGGCAAAACTTCTATTCAAGAAACAGATGGGcaagaaattgaaatatctAATGATCATTTTCAGAAAATGAAACCCTATCGCGAAAGCGGTTCGCCTACGAGTCTCGTATGTGAATTTCATCTTGTTGATTTGAAGCACGTTGAAGAGCTTATCACATCACAAAAGAGTGGAGAATATGAATCTTTAAAGACTGCCATTCAAATGAATAGTGATGTTATAAGTGGAGTGtatgaag GTGGATTAAAAATATGGGAGTGCACCCTTGATCTTTTGGATTACTTGAATAAAGAATCGGTTCAATTTGATGGGTTGGATGTCCTTGATCTTGGATGTGGAGCAGGGCTCCTCGGCATGCATGCACTGAGAAAGGGAGCACAGACTGTCCATTTTCAGGACTAT AATGCTGAAGTGCTTTCCCTTTGCACCATTCCTAATGTGATTCTCAACAACAATCCAGATGTaaagagcaaaacaaaattttttgctGGAGATTGGGGCTCATTGCATCAtaaactcaaaaactatgataTTATTCTTACTTCTGAGACTATTTACAATCCTGAAAATTAtggaaaattaattaaaatttttgaagagaTGATCAAAGAAAATGGAGTCAT CTACATAGCAGCGAAACATTTTTACTTTGGTGTTGGAGGTAACGTATACGAGTTCGAAAAACTGCTTCGACAAAACGAAAGATGGAGCACATCAATCTGTTTTTGCTCCACTGAAG GTGTGAAGCGAGAAATCTTAAAAATTGTCCAATCTGCAGATCAGAACCACCAAAGTTAAAAG TACGATTTGTCAGCTTCCCAATTTTCTCCTGATGGCCGAGTGTTCCAGGTCGAGTATGCTATGAAAGCCGTCGAAAACAGCGG AACTGCTGTTGCCCTACGAGGTAAAGATGGTGTAGTATTTGCTGTGGAGAAACTGGTGACATCAAAACTGTATGAGGCTGGGGCAAATCGAAGAATTTTCAACATTGACACACATATCGGAATGGCAA TTGCTGGTCTACTAGCAGATTCTAGACAAATTGTTGAAACTGCAAGGACAGAAGCTTCAAACTATCGTGCTGAATATGGCGGCAACATCCCTGTCAAA TATTTGGCTGATCGTGTTGCCATGTACAAACATGCCTACACTCTGTATTCTGCTGTCAGACCCTTTGGCTGTGCTGTTGCACTTGGATCTTATGATGAAATTGATGGTCCTCAACTTTTTATGGTGGATCCATCTGGGGTTTCTTTT GGCTATCTTGGCTGTGCAATGGGTAAAGCAAGACAGGCTGCCAAAACGGAGATGGAAAAGCTTAAGCTTAAAGATATGACTTGTATGGAACTCCTAAAAGAAGCtgcaaaaat CATTTATATTGTCCATGATGAAGTCAAGGATAAACACTTTGAAATGGAGCTCAGCTGGGTAGGATCTGTCACCCAAGGCCGTCATCAGAAAGTCCCTCAGGACGTGTATACAGAAGTGGAGCGATACGCTAAATCCGCCCTTGAAGAAGATTCTGATTCTGGTAACGATGATATGTGA
- the LOC130686934 gene encoding serine/threonine-protein kinase grp-like — MEEKNKKYEGKNSVIEFVEGWDMIQTLGEGAFGEVKLLVNAKTGEAVAMKVIDLKKHANAAETVKKEVCVHRMLNDPHIIRFYGRRENGNFEFIFLEYASGGELFDRIEPDVGMPQIEAQRYFKQLIAGVNYLHSRGVAHRDIKPENLLLDANDNLKISDFGMATIFRFQGRERLLDKRCGTLPYIAPEVLCRKYAAEPADIWSCGVVLVAMLAGELPWDVPSPDCPLYTSWKECQITRLPWTKIDTLALSLLRKVLMPLPGKRYTIQQITNHQWFQKKFKVSSTSLRAEENTPVSKRICSDAVDAGLSPSSSDASRLSYSQPGLGFFSGSQPVHQNDNNDDEEPNNLPGAVFSFSQPAHIDDMLLNSQLNTQTASGSSMSSPLQRLVKRMTRLVAKVSCEEAIKHLSQQLVKLGYTWKIHTPGVVTISTQDRRKMQLVFKATVYDMQTMVLLDFRLSRGCGLDFKRHFLAIKQKLADILCSAPVTWSIATATNSIP; from the exons atggaagaaaagaacaaaaaatacgaaggaaagaacagTGTAATTGAATTTGTTGAAGGATGGGATATGATACAAACATTGGGTGAAGGAGCTTTTGGAGA GGTAAAACTACTGGTTAATGCCAAAACAGGGGAAGCAGTGGCAATGAAAGTAATTGATCTGAAGAAACATGCAAATGCTGCTGAAACAGTCAAGAAGGAAGTTTGTGTTCACAGGATGTTGAATGATCCACATATTATTCGATTTTATGGCAGACGGGAAAATGGcaattttgaattcatttttttagagTATGCATCTGGTGGAGAGCTCTTTGACAGAATAG AACCTGATGTGGGGATGCCTCAAATAGAAGCTCAGCGTTATTTTAAACAATTGATTGCTGGTGTGAATTACTTGCATAGCAGAGGGGTTGCTCATAGAGACATAAAACCTGAAAATTTGCTTTTGGATGCAAATGataatttgaaaatatctgATTTTGGAATGGCGACAATCTTTCGATTTCAAGGTCGAGAACGACTTCTGGATAAACGTTGTGGAACTTTGCCTTACATAGCTCCTGAAGTGCTTTGTCGTAAGTACGCAGCAGAGCCAGCCGATATTTGGTCTTGTGGAGTCGTCCTTGTTGCCATGTTGGCTGGAGAATTACCTTGGGATGTCCCGTCTCCTGATTGTCCTCTCTATACTTCGTGGAAAGAATGCCAGATCACACGATTGCCTTGGACCAAAATCGACACACTTGCTTTGTCATTGTTGAGGAAGGTGCTGATGCCACTGCCGGGAAAACGTTATACAATCCAGCAAATAACCAATCATCAAtggtttcaaaagaaatttaaagtTTCAA GTACATCTCTCAGAGCAGAAGAAAACACACCTGTATCGAAACGGATATGTTCTGACGCCGTGGACGCTGGTTTATCACCGTCTTCATCGGACGCCAGCCGTTTGTCATACTCTCAGCCTGGCTTGGGTTTCTTCTCCGGTTCCCAACCAGTACACCAAAACGACAACAATGATGATGAAGAACCAAATAATCTACCAGGCGCTGTGTTTAGCTTCTCTCAGCCAGCTCATATCGACGATATGCTTTTGAACTCGCAGCTTAACACACAGACTGCTTCTGGTTCTAGCATGAGTTCGCCACTGCAGAGATTGGTGAAACGTATGACTCGTTTGGTGGCTAAAGTCAGCTGTGAAGAAGCTATCAAACATCTCAGTCAACAGCTCGTCAAACTTGGTTACACGTGGAAAATACACACTCCAGGAGTG GTTACTATATCAACACAAGATCGTCGCAAAATGCAATTGGTCTTCAAGGCAACAGTCTACGATATGCAGACCATGGTTTTACTCGATTTCCGGCTGTCAAGGGGTTGTGGACTCGATTTTAAAAGACATTTCCTAGCCATCAAGCAAAAGTTAGCAGATATTTTGTGCTCAGCACCAGTAACATGGTCAATAGCCACTGCTACTAACAGCATTCCTtga